In a single window of the Caproicibacterium sp. BJN0003 genome:
- a CDS encoding ABC transporter substrate-binding protein — translation MKSKLWVKLAAGVLSAAMVISMGGCGSSTSSGTASGASNSAAAANKADSLTIGLSADPSTLEPMVQSGQAVRLIKMCMYRGLLAYESDGSIGNEIAESYEVADDNVTYTFHIRQNAKFQDGSDITAEDVKFSFERQLDASVSATFRSDFANMLDHIDVVDAKTVKFVLKQPCAPFIDYLTLPEAVIVSKAWCNSHNNDLNANPMGSGPYTLESWDKGRQITLKAFDGFYKAGKPETKELNFVVTTDNTTRVNSLKSGEADLIDYVGANDATALEKDSNYTVDVSEGPFMCLQINCTKGPLADPKVRQAIAYAVNRQGVIDTAFMGRGTAMYGFPTIKGQNGYDGKYDNYFQYNPEKAKELLKEAGYPNGFDVKILSTSTYDFHKQTALVVQDSLKAIGINAEVELPDWSTRIQRSNTGDYDILVSGTAGNIVDMDWCTNYFQSGDTRMNSAPGFSDATVDSLLKQGRETLDATKRATIYDQLRERILELSPFVFINYREQIFATSADVKGFVNLPGILTYNSGITLEDTYKAA, via the coding sequence ATGAAGAGTAAGTTATGGGTGAAATTGGCAGCAGGCGTGCTGTCAGCAGCGATGGTGATCTCTATGGGCGGCTGCGGAAGCAGCACTAGTTCCGGGACTGCTTCCGGAGCGAGCAATTCTGCAGCAGCGGCAAACAAAGCAGATTCTCTTACAATTGGGTTGAGCGCAGATCCTTCCACATTGGAACCAATGGTTCAGTCCGGACAGGCAGTGCGGTTAATTAAAATGTGTATGTACCGCGGCCTTCTGGCTTATGAATCAGACGGAAGTATTGGAAATGAAATCGCGGAGTCTTATGAAGTAGCAGATGATAATGTTACTTATACGTTCCATATCCGCCAGAATGCAAAATTCCAGGATGGCAGTGATATCACGGCAGAGGATGTTAAGTTCTCTTTTGAGCGTCAGCTTGATGCGTCGGTATCTGCTACTTTCCGGAGTGATTTTGCCAATATGCTAGATCATATTGATGTAGTGGACGCAAAAACAGTTAAATTTGTACTCAAACAGCCTTGTGCTCCATTTATTGACTATTTGACACTTCCTGAAGCAGTAATTGTGTCAAAAGCATGGTGCAATTCTCACAACAATGATTTGAACGCCAATCCTATGGGCAGTGGTCCTTATACACTGGAATCTTGGGATAAAGGCCGCCAGATCACATTGAAAGCATTTGATGGTTTCTATAAAGCAGGGAAACCAGAAACAAAAGAACTGAATTTTGTTGTTACGACCGACAATACCACTCGAGTAAACTCCTTAAAGAGTGGAGAAGCAGATTTGATCGACTATGTAGGTGCAAATGATGCAACTGCATTGGAAAAAGACAGCAACTATACAGTAGATGTTTCCGAAGGACCGTTTATGTGCCTGCAGATCAACTGCACAAAGGGACCTCTTGCAGATCCAAAAGTTCGTCAGGCAATCGCCTATGCAGTTAACCGTCAGGGCGTTATCGATACCGCATTTATGGGCCGCGGCACTGCAATGTATGGTTTCCCGACAATTAAAGGACAAAACGGATACGACGGAAAATATGATAACTATTTCCAGTATAATCCTGAAAAAGCGAAAGAGCTTTTGAAAGAAGCTGGATATCCCAACGGATTTGATGTGAAGATCCTTTCAACTTCTACCTATGATTTCCATAAGCAGACAGCGTTGGTCGTTCAGGATAGCCTCAAAGCAATTGGAATCAATGCAGAAGTAGAACTGCCCGACTGGTCCACTCGTATTCAGCGTTCTAACACCGGAGATTACGATATCCTGGTCAGCGGAACCGCTGGTAATATTGTGGATATGGATTGGTGCACAAACTATTTCCAGAGCGGAGATACTCGTATGAACAGCGCTCCTGGATTTAGCGATGCAACAGTCGATTCACTCTTAAAGCAAGGACGCGAAACATTGGATGCTACAAAGCGTGCAACAATTTATGATCAGCTCCGCGAGCGGATTTTGGAACTCTCTCCGTTCGTATTTATTAACTATCGTGAGCAAATTTTCGCAACCTCTGCAGATGTAAAAGGCTTTGTCAATCTTCCTGGTATTCTGACTTATAACTCTGGAATTACGCTGGAAGATACCTATAAGGCCGCATAA
- a CDS encoding ABC transporter permease, with product MKNFILRRLGTAIIMLFAVMTIVFILVHMMPGDPVLQMLGTDTNPDPVAVESLRSQLGLDKPILQQYGSWILGALQGNLGQSYSEKIPVMASIGTRLPRTLELAFVAMILACIIGLPLGVLSAQKRGKISDLIMTTGASLGTSIPVYVLGYLFIIVFSLDIFHFGFAMPSSGYTDISKNAGAHFLRLILPAFTLALGIAASIMRMTRSSVLEALSSESVRALRAKGLKEHVVISRHVVRNAFIPVITEIGLQMGNLIGGTVLCENVFNWPGLSTLLVKSINARDYPLIEGCVLVMSAIFILTNALVDILYGLLDPRVR from the coding sequence GTGAAAAACTTTATCCTGAGACGACTTGGAACGGCAATTATCATGCTTTTTGCAGTCATGACAATTGTGTTTATCCTGGTACATATGATGCCAGGTGATCCGGTCTTGCAGATGCTTGGAACTGATACGAACCCCGATCCTGTTGCGGTAGAGTCGTTACGTTCTCAGTTAGGACTCGATAAGCCGATTTTGCAGCAGTATGGAAGTTGGATTCTAGGAGCGTTACAGGGAAATCTCGGACAATCCTACAGCGAAAAGATTCCGGTTATGGCTTCTATTGGAACCCGGCTTCCCCGTACGTTGGAACTTGCATTTGTTGCAATGATTTTAGCTTGTATTATTGGCTTGCCGCTCGGTGTACTTTCCGCCCAAAAGAGAGGCAAAATTTCAGATTTGATTATGACGACCGGCGCTTCCCTGGGAACTTCTATTCCGGTTTATGTGCTTGGTTACCTATTTATTATTGTTTTCAGTTTGGATATTTTCCATTTTGGTTTTGCAATGCCCTCCAGTGGATATACGGATATTTCAAAAAATGCAGGAGCACATTTTTTAAGATTGATCTTGCCGGCGTTTACGCTGGCGTTGGGAATTGCAGCCTCGATTATGCGAATGACGCGCTCTTCTGTTTTGGAAGCTTTATCGAGTGAGTCTGTAAGAGCACTTCGTGCAAAGGGATTAAAGGAGCACGTCGTTATTTCCCGCCACGTTGTGAGAAATGCTTTTATTCCGGTTATCACAGAAATCGGATTACAGATGGGAAATTTGATCGGCGGAACAGTTCTTTGCGAAAATGTATTCAACTGGCCGGGCTTGTCGACTTTGTTGGTTAAATCGATCAATGCACGTGATTATCCGCTGATTGAAGGTTGTGTATTGGTGATGTCGGCAATCTTTATTCTGACGAATGCTCTTGTGGATATTCTCTATGGATTATTAGATCCGAGAGTACGGTAA
- a CDS encoding ABC transporter permease, with translation MNTIKRCFRNKKFVFSLIILLPMIFIALFGSSIAPHDPLEMHTTNTLAAASAQFPMGTDEYGRCIFSRLLYGIRPSLTVSLVGTLGAFLIGSFCGLVAGYIGGKAGNAIMRTVETILCFPAILLAMMVVCLFGAGVQNLTIVVAILYIPHFARIANSSTIKVKKMEYVENDISVGQTTPKILIGTIFRNIFSPLIIQISLTISSAILLESGLSFLGLGVQPPEPSWGQMIGDAKAYLSVNMMYMLWPALFLCLTILAVNLMGDALRDIFDPKLQDSF, from the coding sequence ATGAATACAATAAAACGGTGTTTTCGAAATAAAAAATTTGTTTTTAGTCTGATTATCCTGTTGCCGATGATCTTTATCGCACTGTTTGGATCTTCCATTGCACCCCATGATCCATTGGAGATGCATACGACGAATACGCTGGCAGCTGCCAGTGCACAATTTCCGATGGGAACCGATGAATACGGACGCTGCATTTTTTCCCGGTTGCTTTATGGAATTCGACCTTCGCTTACTGTTTCGCTGGTAGGAACTTTAGGAGCATTTCTAATCGGTTCCTTTTGTGGACTGGTTGCAGGTTATATTGGCGGAAAAGCTGGAAATGCTATTATGCGTACCGTTGAAACCATTCTATGTTTTCCGGCAATTCTGCTGGCAATGATGGTGGTTTGCCTTTTCGGAGCGGGGGTCCAAAATCTGACGATTGTAGTGGCAATTTTATATATCCCGCATTTTGCCCGTATTGCCAATTCGTCTACGATCAAAGTTAAAAAAATGGAATATGTTGAAAATGATATTTCCGTTGGTCAAACAACCCCTAAAATATTGATTGGAACGATTTTTCGAAACATTTTTTCTCCGTTGATTATTCAGATCAGTCTAACGATTTCCAGTGCGATTCTTTTGGAATCCGGACTGAGCTTCCTGGGGTTGGGCGTACAGCCGCCGGAACCTTCCTGGGGGCAAATGATCGGAGACGCAAAAGCATATTTGAGCGTTAATATGATGTATATGCTCTGGCCTGCACTTTTTCTTTGTCTTACAATTCTTGCGGTGAATCTGATGGGCGATGCCCTCCGTGATATTTTTGATCCGAAACTGCAAGACAGTTTTTGA